One Solanum lycopersicum chromosome 2, SLM_r2.1 genomic region harbors:
- the LOC101263950 gene encoding 30-kDa cleavage and polyadenylation specificity factor 30, protein MDEGEGGLNFDFEGGLDTGPTHPTASVPVIQSFDHTAAAASSANINPPTVPAVGGQGDVGFVGNRRSFRQTVCRHWLRSLCMKGDACGFLHQYDKSRMPICRFFRLYGECREQDCVYKHTIEDIKECNMYKLGFCPNGPDCRYRHAKMPGPPPPVEEIFQKIQHLASNNYGYSNRFNQNRNANYSTQTDKSQASQAQNGTSLAVKSTATETPIIQQHQPHQQVQPPQLQGGPTQAQIHPNGQQNQADRTAVVLPQGTSRYFIVKSCNRENLELSVQQGVWATQRSNEAKLNEAFDSVENVILIFSVNRTRHFQGCGKMTSRIGGAANGGNWKHEHGTAHYGRNFSLKWLKLCELSFQKTHHLRNPYNENLPVKISRDCQELEPSVGEQLASLLYLEPDSELMAISLAAESKRLEEKAKGVNPDNGKDNPDIVPFEDNEEEEDEEEESEDEDENFDQGFGPAALGRGRGRGIAWPPIMPFGHGPRPPPGMRGFPPGMMGDGFSYGAMTPEGFPMTDHFGMGPRPFPPYGPRFSSDLMFHGRPPAGGFGMMIGPGRPPFVGGMGPGATGPPRAGRAVRMHPSFIPPSSQPSQYPYRAKREQRAPVSDRNDRFSSDQGKGQEMMGSVNGPDGVHMQIGKSEHDNQFGAGNSLKNDGSESEDEAPRRSRHGDGKKKRRDVDEDAATGSENRCQ, encoded by the exons ATGGACGAAGGAGAAGGgggtttgaattttgattttgaaggtGGCTTAGACACTGGGCCAACACACCCAACTGCATCAGTTCCAGTAATACAATCTTTCGATCACACTGCAGCAGCTGCTTCAAGTGCTAATATTAACCCGCCTACTGTCCCAGCGGTTGGTGGCCAAGGCGATGTAGGATTTGTTGGAAATCGTCGGAGTTTCAGGCAGACTGTTTGCCGCCACTGGCTGCGGTCACTGTGTATGAAGGGTGATGCCTGCGGCTTCCTTCACCAGTATGACAAATCACGAATGCCCATTTGTCGCTTCTTTCGACTCTATGGTGAGTGCCGTGAACAGGACTGTGTTTATAAGCACACGATTGAGGATATCAAGGAATGCAACAT GTACAAATTGGGGTTTTGTCCAAATGGTCCTGATTGTCGCTATAGACATGCAAAGATGCCTGGGCCTCCACCTCCAGTGGAAGAAATCTTTCAGAAAATTCAGCACCTGGCATCCAACAACTATGGTTACTCAAACAGGTTTAATCAAAATCGAAATGCTAATTATTCAACCCAGACAGACAAATCTCAGGCTTCACAAGCACAGAATGGAACGAGTCTTGCTGTGAAATCTACAGCAACTGAGACACCCATTATACAACAGCACCAGCCGCATCAACAAGTTCAGCCACCTCAACTACAAGGGGGCCCAACTCAAGCACAAATTCATCCCAATGGCCAGCAAAATCAAGCTGATAGAACTGCAGTAGTCCTGCCGCAAGGAACTTCTAG GTACTTTATAGTTAAAAGCTGCAACCGTGAGAATCTTGAATTGTCAGTACAACAAGGAGTTTGGGCAACTCAAAGAAGCAATGAGGCTAAACTAAATGAAGCTTTTGACTCTGTGGAAAATGTCATTCTGATATTTTCAGTCAACCGGACTAGACATTTTCAG GGTTGTGGAAAGATGACATCTAGAATTGGTGGCGCTGCTAATGGAGGAAACTGGAAGCATGAACATGGGACTGCCCATTATGGACGTAATTTTTCATTGAAATGGTTAAAg CTATGTGAACTGTCCTTCCAGAAAACTCACCATTTGAGGAATCCATACAATGAGAACTTACCAGTGAAG ATAAGCAGAGATTGTCAAGAATTAGAGCCCTCTGTTGGTGAGCAGTTGGCTTCTTTGCTTTATCTTGAACCAGATAGCGAACTTATG GCAATTTCACTTGCAGCAGAATCCAAGCGACTAGAAGAAAAGGCGAAGGGAGTGAACCCTGACAATGGGAAAGATAACCCGGATATTGTACCATTTGAAGACaatgaagaagaggaagatgaagaggaagaaAGTGAGGACGAGGATGAAAACTTTGATCAAGGTTTTGGACCAGCTGCGCTTGGTAGAGGAAGGGGCAGGGGAATTGCATGGCCTCCAATTATGCCTTTTGGACATGGGCCCAGGCCTCCACCTGGGATGCGAGGCTTCCCTCCAGGCATGATGGGCGATGGGTTTTCTTATGGAGCTATGACACCCGAGGGTTTCCCAATGACCGATCATTTTGGAATGGGTCCCCGACCTTTTCCTCCTTATGGCCCACGATTTTCAAGTGATTTGATGTTTCATGGCCGCCCTCCAGCTGGTGGATTTGGGATGATGATAGGTCCCGGAAGGCCCCCTTTCGTGGGCGGAATGGGTCCGGGAGCGACAGGCCCACCCAGAGCTGGTCGAGCAGTTAGAATGCATCCATCATTCATTCCACCCTCATctcagccttctcaatatcCTTATAGGGCTAAAAGAGAACAGCGGGCTCCAGTTAGTGACAGGAATGATAGATTTAGCTCAGATCAAGGTAAGGGTCAGGAAATGATGGGTTCAGTTAATGGACCAGATGGAGTGCATATGCAAATAGGGAAATCTGAACACGATAACCAGTTTGGTGCTGGAAACAGCCTAAAAAATGACGGAAGCGAAAGCGAGGATGAAGCACCAAGAAGATCAAGACACGGGGATGGAAAGAAGAAGAGGCGGGATGTTGATGAAGATGCTGCAACTGGCTCAGAAAATAGGTGTCAGTAA